Proteins encoded together in one Lathyrus oleraceus cultivar Zhongwan6 chromosome 5, CAAS_Psat_ZW6_1.0, whole genome shotgun sequence window:
- the LOC127083536 gene encoding transcription factor RAX2: MGRAPCCDKANVKKGPWSPEEDSKLKEYIEKNGTGGNWISLPQKAGLRRCGKSCRLRWLNYLRPNIKHGEFSDEEDRIICTLYANIGSRWSIIAAQLPGRTDNDIKNYWNTKLKKKLMSFLPQSHTTLLPYQNPTPYYNQFSQPNTSFTTNLEPISLPFYHNQESLLSGVSTSTSNVTVTSMQYHHHHHPMRESLAMFGSEGSCCSSSEGSFGKQEEIMGFQNLMQNSNMINLSHGSDVNQWETETEKVNLCFSQNQKQIPSSLGYDLEYIKQLISSDNGYLSIDENKTEEKSMYYYY; encoded by the exons atggGAAGAGCTCCTTGTTGTGACAAAGCAAATGTGAAGAAAGGACCATGGTCACCAGAGGAAGATTCAAAGCTCAAAGAGTATATAGAAAAAAATGGAACTGGTGGAAATTGGATTTCTCTTCCTCAAAAAGCTG GTCTAAGAAGATGCGGAAAAAGTTGCAGATTGAGATGGCTTAACTATTTAAGGCCAAACATTAAACATGGAGAATTTTCAGATGAAGAAGACAGAATCATTTGCACCCTTTATGCTAATATTGGAAGCAG GTGGTCAATTATTGCTGCTCAGTTACCTGGAAGAACTGATAATGATATAAAAAACTACTGGAACACAAAACTCAAGAAGAAGCTTATGAGTTTTCTTCCTCAATCTCATACCACACTCTTACCCTATCAAAACCCTACTCCATATTACAACCAATTTTCACAACCAAACACATCTTTCACCACAAACCTTGAACCAATCTCTCTCCCTTTTTACCATAACCAAGAGTCTTTGCTCAGTGGTGTTAGCACTAGTACTAGTAATGTTACTGTTACTTCCATgcaatatcatcatcatcatcatcctaTGAGAGAGAGTTTGGCCATGTTTGGAAGTGAGGGAAGTTGTTGCAGTTCATCAGAAGGAAGTTTTGGGAAACAAGAAGAAATAATGGGGTTTCAGAATCTCATGCAAAACAGCAACATGATCAATCTGAGTCATGGAAGTGATGTTAACCAATGGGAAACTGAAACAGAAAAAGTGAACCTGTGCTTTAGTCAAAATCAGAAGCAAATTCCAAGTTCTTTAGGGTATGATCTTGAGTATATTAAGCAATTAATTAGTAGTGATAATGGTTacttgagtattgatgaaaaCAAGACTGAGGAGAAGAGTATGTACTACTACTACTGA